The Synchiropus splendidus isolate RoL2022-P1 chromosome 1, RoL_Sspl_1.0, whole genome shotgun sequence genome includes a window with the following:
- the cep131 gene encoding centrosomal protein of 131 kDa isoform X1, translating into MMHATRSPSSIPSAPPGGVLDLSLTGTSLAMSKRPSSASPGKYFSRSVSVATDGRGKRNTLSDSSFSGSRSIKNLRRSNSTTQVNQPTNVASSLDQNGDYLTVLDHSPDVSRLSKTSHDRTTWNILDDQPQVLHPHSSSHSSVDSPTSQKRREVGISLAASFTANNRSNKGAVGNSVTTILHNNYSEKPLTPKSSNQKPTFNNLLKASANDDVSLDHGSLTKYQKNFSSSSNNRSSVSAQASSPVLPQRREVSEEEAERYIQQVNRAAVTIQCWYRHQTQKRLRRSIATTRQDWEQQAQSAAPLEPLLHQKKKDDDRKQIREEKARLARLSAIQELQQNRSVLDQSAELELGNQSPLAFSSTRKPPRVSPTIRSPLFSANNSPVSPDHKAKNTDFQLNVVSSELLGFRAVSPALSNHLGSQGSREPTDNAEDFSGCPHQESDGILTRKEKTRLSPLTASQELQQQRVQLGASETEVENLRHSSLVHLRTPRFSPISQGPASPSNNSMMSSAEMKGKNNDSRAKGEVSELLDFRAVSPALSNHRGSQCSQRSAGVEEKPQVESPKTTLHDLLETLKLLEEVPQHPVESKKSPQEDKYSWIDQDGESNSLTTDNLERHGQLSRALVLSDGGALLSEAKLQSIMSFLDEMEKSEQERPRSVTSGSQREGVMSEEDLVCPELASATAAELSSSMTRIKLELEEKKRAVNMLQGALAQQRELTSRHVKETEKELNRSFLVQKKQYESTIQRHLSFIDQLISDKKVLSERCEAVMAELKQVDQKYTKKISHMQEQHDMVRILQTLLFTICPSVLIVCSSFSPVSGSVRLQVWQILGPLCEEIKKLKDLMSASEKIRREKWIDEKTKKIKEITVKGLEPEIQKLILKHKQEVKNLRTLHESELLQADERAAQRCLQQCEDLRREMQEEKEVLLQRERDTIKQRFEKQLQEEELSFQQQRRRLYKEVSEEKERLAQLAGRQRAELEQLRRQLEESSSVSGRVLREELDKNREELERRHQAEMKTLQERLEIHKQTWEENYKKKEETWLLNRERELREELRRERDKEIELAIWTLEEETSRDKDECERAADKRVKRVREKYEAELKEMELSEKETVERLQELRKLQLQTEGELIRLQNQLRQKEQDLDQVSQARDQLMSERSNLAEVIRQEFADRLVATEEENHRMKLEVSEVRARLKMEVERVTREKEEELAQVHQRVKSAILKKEEAVNNLRKQQEAAEKRADHLEALWDQQRRQLLKK; encoded by the exons GTTTGACTGGAACTTCGCTCGCTATGTCCAAACGTCCGAGCAGTGCCTCGCCTGGAAAGTATTTCTCCCGGTCCGTGTCTGTGGCCACCGACGGACGAGGGAAACGCAATACACTG AGCGACAGCAGTTTCAGTGGATCTCGCTCCATAAAGAACCTGAGACGGTCTAACAGCACCACccaggtgaaccagccaaccaATGTTGCCTCGAG TCTGGACCAGAATGGAGACTACCTGACTGTGTTAGACCACAGCCCTGACGTCTCAAGACTCAGCAAAACATCGCACGACAGAACCACCTGGAACATCTTG GATGATCAGCCACAGGTGCTTCACCCACACAGCAGTTCTCACAGCAGTGTGGACTCTCCAACCAGCCAGAAGAGACGAGAGGTGGGAATCTCTCTGGCTGCTAGCTTCACTGCTAACAACAG GAGCAACAAAGGAGCAGTGGGGAACTCGGTCACCACCATCCTCCACAATAACTACTCTGAAAAGCCTCTGACACCTAAAAGTTCCAACCAGAAGCCCACTTTCAA TAATCTCCTGAAGGCATCGGCTAACGATGATGTCTCATTGGACCATGGCTCGCTCACCAAGTACCAGAAGaacttctcctcttcttccaaCAATAGGAGTTCCGTTTCGGCCCAGGCCAGCAGCCCAGTCCTCCCACAGAGACGAGAGGTCtctgaagaggaggcagagag GTATATTCAGCAAGTGAACAGGGCCGCAGTCACCATCCAGTGTTGGTACCGACATCAAACTCAGAAGCGACTGAGACGCAGCATTGCCACTACCAGACAG GACTGGGAGCAGCAGGCACAAAGCGCCGCCCCTCTTGAGCCGCTGCTGCATCAGAAAAAGAAGGATGACGACAGGAAGCAGATCCGTGAGGAGAAGGCTCGTCTGGCCCGCCTTTCGGCCATTCAG gagctgcagcagaaccGGTCTGTCCTGGACCAGTCAGCCGAGTTGGAGCTGGGAAATCAGAGTCCTCTGGCTTTCTCCAGCACTAGAAAGCCTCCCAGGGTCTCGCCCACCATTAGAAGTCCGCTGTTTTCTGCTAACAACAGTCCTGTGTCCCCAGACCACAAAGCTAAGAACACAG ATTTCCAGCTGAATGTTGTGTCTAGTGAGCTCTTGGGGTTCAGAGCCGTATCGCCTGCACTATCAAATCACCTTGGCTCTCAGGGTTCTCGG GAGCCGACTGACAATGCAGAAGATTTTAGTGGGTGCCCACATCAGGAATCAGACGGAATACTGACGCGGAAAGAAAAAACACGTCTTTCCCCACTCACTGCGTCCCAG gagctgcagcagcaaagaGTCCAACTTGGGGCGTCAGAGACGGAGGTGGAGAACCTGAGGCACAGTTCACTGGTTCACCTCAGAACGCCACGGTTCTCTCCGATCAGCCAAGGTCCTGCATCCCCGAGCAACAATAGCATGATGTCGTCGGCTGAAATGAAAGGCAAAAACAATG ACTCTCGAGCAAAAGGTGAGGTGAGTGAACTCTTGGACTTCAGAGCTGTTTCCCCTGCACTGTCCAATCACAGAGGCTCCCAGTGTTCCCAG AGATCTGCTGGTGTGGAAGAGAAGCCACAAGTTGAGTCGCCAAAAACGACTCTTCACGATCTGCTGGAGACCTTGAAACTGCTGGAGGAGGTACCCCAGCACCCGGTGGAGTCAAAGAAAAGTCCTCAAGAGGATAAGTACTCTTGGATTGACCAG GATGGAGAGTCCAACTCCCTGACCACTGATAACCTCGAACGCCATGGTCAGCTCAGTCGCGCACTGGTTCTGTCTGATGGTGGCGCTCTGCTCTCAGAGGCAaagctgcaaagcatcatgagTTTCCTGGATGAGATGGAGAAGTCGGAGCAGGAGCGACCACGCTCGGTCACCTCAGGGTCGCAACGAGAG GGGGTCATGTCTGAGGAAGACCTGGTCTGCCCAGAACTTGCTTCTGCCACTGCTGCCGAGCTCAGCAGCTCCATGACAAGAATCAAATTAGAACTGGAGGAAAAGAAACGTGCAGTTAACATGCTGCAGGGGGCACTG GCTCAACAGAGGGAGCTAACGAGTCGACATGTGAAGGAGACGGAGAAAGAACTGAACAGAAGCTTTCTCGTCCAGAAAAAACAGTACGAGTCCACCATCCAGAGACACCTGTCCTTCATCGACCAG CTGATCAGTGATAAGAAAGTGCTGAGTGAGCGCTGTGAGGCTGTGATGGCGGAGCTTAAGCAGGTGGACCAAAAGTACACCAAGAAGATCTCCCACATGCAGGAGCAGCATGACATGGTGAGGATCCTCCAGACCCTTCTGTTTACCATCTGCCCCTCTGTTCTAATTGtctgctcctccttctctcctgtcTCCGGCTCTGTCCGGCTTCAGGTCTGGCAAATTTTGGGACCACTCTGTGAG GAGATCAAGAAGCTGAAAGACCTCATGAGTGCCAGCGAGAAGATCCGCAGAGAAAAGTGGATTGATGAGAAGACTAAAAAGATCAAGGAGATCACAGTCAAAG GTCTGGAGCCAGAGATCCAGAAGCTgatcttgaagcacaaacaggaagtgaagaacCTTCGTACTCTGcatgagtcagagctgctgcaggCCGATGAGCGAGCAGCACAGCGCTGCCTCCAGCAGTGTGAGGACCTGAGACGAGAGAtgcaggaagagaaggaagtgctgctgcagagggagagagacacgaTCAAGCAGAG ATTTGAGaagcagcttcaggaggaggagctttccttccagcagcagaggaggcgcCTCTACAAGGAAGTGTCAGAGGAGAAGGAACGACTGGCTCAGCTGGCTGGAAG GCAACGTGCTGAGCTGGAACAGCTGCGTcggcagctggaggagagcagTTCTGTCTCAGGAAGAGTTCTGAGAGAGGAGCTGGACAAGaaccgggaagagctggagaggAGACACCAG GCTGAAATGAAGACGCTGCAGGAACGTTTGGAGATACACAAGCAAACATGGGAAGAAAACTACAAGAAGAAAGAG GAAACCTGGCTTCTGAATCGCGAGCGAGAGTTACGAGAGGAGCTGCGGCGAGAGCGAGACAAAGAAATAGAGTTAGCAATCTGGACACTGGAGGAAGAGACAAGTCGAGACAAGGACGAGTGTGAGCGAGCTGCTGACAAAAG GGTGAAGCGGGTGCGAGAGAAATACGAGGCTGAACTGAAGGAGATGGAGCTGTCTGAGAAGGAGACCGTGGAGCGATTACAAGAGCTGaggaagctgcagctgcagacggAGGGAGAACTCATCCGACTTCAGAACCAGCTCAGACAGAAGGAGCAGGACCTGGATCAAGTCTCTCAG GCCCGGGACCAGCTCATGAGCGAGCGCAGCAACCTGGCCGAGGTGATCCGACAGGAGTTTGCAGACCGGTTGGTGGCGACTGAAGAAGAGAACCACAGGATGAAGCTGGAAGTTTCAGAGGTGCGAGCGAGACTAAAGATGGAGGTAGAGCGAGTCAccagggagaaggaggaggagctggcaCAAGTCCACCAAAG agtGAAGTCGGCcatcttaaaaaaagaagaggctGTCAACAATCTTCGGAAGCAGCAAGAG GCTGCTGAAAAGAGGGCCGACCACCTGGAGGCGCTGTGGGACCAGCAAAGAAGGCAGCTGCTGAAGAAGTGA
- the cep131 gene encoding centrosomal protein of 131 kDa isoform X3: protein MMHATRSPSSIPSAPPGGVLDLSLTGTSLAMSKRPSSASPGKYFSRSVSVATDGRGKRNTLSDSSFSGSRSIKNLRRSNSTTQVNQPTNVASSLDQNGDYLTVLDHSPDVSRLSKTSHDRTTWNILDDQPQVLHPHSSSHSSVDSPTSQKRREVGISLAASFTANNRSNKGAVGNSVTTILHNNYSEKPLTPKSSNQKPTFNNLLKASANDDVSLDHGSLTKYQKNFSSSSNNRSSVSAQASSPVLPQRREVSEEEAERYIQQVNRAAVTIQCWYRHQTQKRLRRSIATTRQDWEQQAQSAAPLEPLLHQKKKDDDRKQIREEKARLARLSAIQELQQNRSVLDQSAELELGNQSPLAFSSTRKPPRVSPTIRSPLFSANNSPVSPDHKAKNTDFQLNVVSSELLGFRAVSPALSNHLGSQGSREPTDNAEDFSGCPHQESDGILTRKEKTRLSPLTASQELQQQRVQLGASETEVENLRHSSLVHLRTPRFSPISQGPASPSNNSMMSSAEMKGKNNDSRAKGEVSELLDFRAVSPALSNHRGSQCSQRSAGVEEKPQVESPKTTLHDLLETLKLLEEVPQHPVESKKSPQEDKYSWIDQDGESNSLTTDNLERHGQLSRALVLSDGGALLSEAKLQSIMSFLDEMEKSEQERPRSVTSGSQREGVMSEEDLVCPELASATAAELSSSMTRIKLELEEKKRAVNMLQGALAQQRELTSRHVKETEKELNRSFLVQKKQYESTIQRHLSFIDQLISDKKVLSERCEAVMAELKQVDQKYTKKISHMQEQHDMEIKKLKDLMSASEKIRREKWIDEKTKKIKEITVKGLEPEIQKLILKHKQEVKNLRTLHESELLQADERAAQRCLQQCEDLRREMQEEKEVLLQRERDTIKQRFEKQLQEEELSFQQQRRRLYKEVSEEKERLAQLAGRQRAELEQLRRQLEESSSVSGRVLREELDKNREELERRHQAEMKTLQERLEIHKQTWEENYKKKEETWLLNRERELREELRRERDKEIELAIWTLEEETSRDKDECERAADKRVKRVREKYEAELKEMELSEKETVERLQELRKLQLQTEGELIRLQNQLRQKEQDLDQVSQARDQLMSERSNLAEVIRQEFADRLVATEEENHRMKLEVSEVRARLKMEVERVTREKEEELAQVHQRVKSAILKKEEAVNNLRKQQEAAEKRADHLEALWDQQRRQLLKK from the exons GTTTGACTGGAACTTCGCTCGCTATGTCCAAACGTCCGAGCAGTGCCTCGCCTGGAAAGTATTTCTCCCGGTCCGTGTCTGTGGCCACCGACGGACGAGGGAAACGCAATACACTG AGCGACAGCAGTTTCAGTGGATCTCGCTCCATAAAGAACCTGAGACGGTCTAACAGCACCACccaggtgaaccagccaaccaATGTTGCCTCGAG TCTGGACCAGAATGGAGACTACCTGACTGTGTTAGACCACAGCCCTGACGTCTCAAGACTCAGCAAAACATCGCACGACAGAACCACCTGGAACATCTTG GATGATCAGCCACAGGTGCTTCACCCACACAGCAGTTCTCACAGCAGTGTGGACTCTCCAACCAGCCAGAAGAGACGAGAGGTGGGAATCTCTCTGGCTGCTAGCTTCACTGCTAACAACAG GAGCAACAAAGGAGCAGTGGGGAACTCGGTCACCACCATCCTCCACAATAACTACTCTGAAAAGCCTCTGACACCTAAAAGTTCCAACCAGAAGCCCACTTTCAA TAATCTCCTGAAGGCATCGGCTAACGATGATGTCTCATTGGACCATGGCTCGCTCACCAAGTACCAGAAGaacttctcctcttcttccaaCAATAGGAGTTCCGTTTCGGCCCAGGCCAGCAGCCCAGTCCTCCCACAGAGACGAGAGGTCtctgaagaggaggcagagag GTATATTCAGCAAGTGAACAGGGCCGCAGTCACCATCCAGTGTTGGTACCGACATCAAACTCAGAAGCGACTGAGACGCAGCATTGCCACTACCAGACAG GACTGGGAGCAGCAGGCACAAAGCGCCGCCCCTCTTGAGCCGCTGCTGCATCAGAAAAAGAAGGATGACGACAGGAAGCAGATCCGTGAGGAGAAGGCTCGTCTGGCCCGCCTTTCGGCCATTCAG gagctgcagcagaaccGGTCTGTCCTGGACCAGTCAGCCGAGTTGGAGCTGGGAAATCAGAGTCCTCTGGCTTTCTCCAGCACTAGAAAGCCTCCCAGGGTCTCGCCCACCATTAGAAGTCCGCTGTTTTCTGCTAACAACAGTCCTGTGTCCCCAGACCACAAAGCTAAGAACACAG ATTTCCAGCTGAATGTTGTGTCTAGTGAGCTCTTGGGGTTCAGAGCCGTATCGCCTGCACTATCAAATCACCTTGGCTCTCAGGGTTCTCGG GAGCCGACTGACAATGCAGAAGATTTTAGTGGGTGCCCACATCAGGAATCAGACGGAATACTGACGCGGAAAGAAAAAACACGTCTTTCCCCACTCACTGCGTCCCAG gagctgcagcagcaaagaGTCCAACTTGGGGCGTCAGAGACGGAGGTGGAGAACCTGAGGCACAGTTCACTGGTTCACCTCAGAACGCCACGGTTCTCTCCGATCAGCCAAGGTCCTGCATCCCCGAGCAACAATAGCATGATGTCGTCGGCTGAAATGAAAGGCAAAAACAATG ACTCTCGAGCAAAAGGTGAGGTGAGTGAACTCTTGGACTTCAGAGCTGTTTCCCCTGCACTGTCCAATCACAGAGGCTCCCAGTGTTCCCAG AGATCTGCTGGTGTGGAAGAGAAGCCACAAGTTGAGTCGCCAAAAACGACTCTTCACGATCTGCTGGAGACCTTGAAACTGCTGGAGGAGGTACCCCAGCACCCGGTGGAGTCAAAGAAAAGTCCTCAAGAGGATAAGTACTCTTGGATTGACCAG GATGGAGAGTCCAACTCCCTGACCACTGATAACCTCGAACGCCATGGTCAGCTCAGTCGCGCACTGGTTCTGTCTGATGGTGGCGCTCTGCTCTCAGAGGCAaagctgcaaagcatcatgagTTTCCTGGATGAGATGGAGAAGTCGGAGCAGGAGCGACCACGCTCGGTCACCTCAGGGTCGCAACGAGAG GGGGTCATGTCTGAGGAAGACCTGGTCTGCCCAGAACTTGCTTCTGCCACTGCTGCCGAGCTCAGCAGCTCCATGACAAGAATCAAATTAGAACTGGAGGAAAAGAAACGTGCAGTTAACATGCTGCAGGGGGCACTG GCTCAACAGAGGGAGCTAACGAGTCGACATGTGAAGGAGACGGAGAAAGAACTGAACAGAAGCTTTCTCGTCCAGAAAAAACAGTACGAGTCCACCATCCAGAGACACCTGTCCTTCATCGACCAG CTGATCAGTGATAAGAAAGTGCTGAGTGAGCGCTGTGAGGCTGTGATGGCGGAGCTTAAGCAGGTGGACCAAAAGTACACCAAGAAGATCTCCCACATGCAGGAGCAGCATGACATG GAGATCAAGAAGCTGAAAGACCTCATGAGTGCCAGCGAGAAGATCCGCAGAGAAAAGTGGATTGATGAGAAGACTAAAAAGATCAAGGAGATCACAGTCAAAG GTCTGGAGCCAGAGATCCAGAAGCTgatcttgaagcacaaacaggaagtgaagaacCTTCGTACTCTGcatgagtcagagctgctgcaggCCGATGAGCGAGCAGCACAGCGCTGCCTCCAGCAGTGTGAGGACCTGAGACGAGAGAtgcaggaagagaaggaagtgctgctgcagagggagagagacacgaTCAAGCAGAG ATTTGAGaagcagcttcaggaggaggagctttccttccagcagcagaggaggcgcCTCTACAAGGAAGTGTCAGAGGAGAAGGAACGACTGGCTCAGCTGGCTGGAAG GCAACGTGCTGAGCTGGAACAGCTGCGTcggcagctggaggagagcagTTCTGTCTCAGGAAGAGTTCTGAGAGAGGAGCTGGACAAGaaccgggaagagctggagaggAGACACCAG GCTGAAATGAAGACGCTGCAGGAACGTTTGGAGATACACAAGCAAACATGGGAAGAAAACTACAAGAAGAAAGAG GAAACCTGGCTTCTGAATCGCGAGCGAGAGTTACGAGAGGAGCTGCGGCGAGAGCGAGACAAAGAAATAGAGTTAGCAATCTGGACACTGGAGGAAGAGACAAGTCGAGACAAGGACGAGTGTGAGCGAGCTGCTGACAAAAG GGTGAAGCGGGTGCGAGAGAAATACGAGGCTGAACTGAAGGAGATGGAGCTGTCTGAGAAGGAGACCGTGGAGCGATTACAAGAGCTGaggaagctgcagctgcagacggAGGGAGAACTCATCCGACTTCAGAACCAGCTCAGACAGAAGGAGCAGGACCTGGATCAAGTCTCTCAG GCCCGGGACCAGCTCATGAGCGAGCGCAGCAACCTGGCCGAGGTGATCCGACAGGAGTTTGCAGACCGGTTGGTGGCGACTGAAGAAGAGAACCACAGGATGAAGCTGGAAGTTTCAGAGGTGCGAGCGAGACTAAAGATGGAGGTAGAGCGAGTCAccagggagaaggaggaggagctggcaCAAGTCCACCAAAG agtGAAGTCGGCcatcttaaaaaaagaagaggctGTCAACAATCTTCGGAAGCAGCAAGAG GCTGCTGAAAAGAGGGCCGACCACCTGGAGGCGCTGTGGGACCAGCAAAGAAGGCAGCTGCTGAAGAAGTGA
- the cep131 gene encoding centrosomal protein of 131 kDa isoform X2 → MMHATRSPSSIPSAPPGGVLDLSLTGTSLAMSKRPSSASPGKYFSRSVSVATDGRGKRNTLSDSSFSGSRSIKNLRRSNSTTQVNQPTNVASSLDQNGDYLTVLDHSPDVSRLSKTSHDRTTWNILDDQPQVLHPHSSSHSSVDSPTSQKRREVGISLAASFTANNRSNKGAVGNSVTTILHNNYSEKPLTPKSSNQKPTFNNLLKASANDDVSLDHGSLTKYQKNFSSSSNNRSSVSAQASSPVLPQRREVSEEEAERYIQQVNRAAVTIQCWYRHQTQKRLRRSIATTRQDWEQQAQSAAPLEPLLHQKKKDDDRKQIREEKARLARLSAIQELQQNRSVLDQSAELELGNQSPLAFSSTRKPPRVSPTIRSPLFSANNSPVSPDHKAKNTDFQLNVVSSELLGFRAVSPALSNHLGSQGSREPTDNAEDFSGCPHQESDGILTRKEKTRLSPLTASQELQQQRVQLGASETEVENLRHSSLVHLRTPRFSPISQGPASPSNNSMMSSAEMKGKNNDSRAKGEVSELLDFRAVSPALSNHRGSQCSQRSAGVEEKPQVESPKTTLHDLLETLKLLEEVPQHPVESKKSPQEDKYSWIDQDGESNSLTTDNLERHGQLSRALVLSDGGALLSEAKLQSIMSFLDEMEKSEQERPRSVTSGSQREGVMSEEDLVCPELASATAAELSSSMTRIKLELEEKKRAVNMLQGALAQQRELTSRHVKETEKELNRSFLVQKKQYESTIQRHLSFIDQLISDKKVLSERCEAVMAELKQVDQKYTKKISHMQEQHDMVWQILGPLCEEIKKLKDLMSASEKIRREKWIDEKTKKIKEITVKGLEPEIQKLILKHKQEVKNLRTLHESELLQADERAAQRCLQQCEDLRREMQEEKEVLLQRERDTIKQRFEKQLQEEELSFQQQRRRLYKEVSEEKERLAQLAGRQRAELEQLRRQLEESSSVSGRVLREELDKNREELERRHQAEMKTLQERLEIHKQTWEENYKKKEETWLLNRERELREELRRERDKEIELAIWTLEEETSRDKDECERAADKRVKRVREKYEAELKEMELSEKETVERLQELRKLQLQTEGELIRLQNQLRQKEQDLDQVSQARDQLMSERSNLAEVIRQEFADRLVATEEENHRMKLEVSEVRARLKMEVERVTREKEEELAQVHQRVKSAILKKEEAVNNLRKQQEAAEKRADHLEALWDQQRRQLLKK, encoded by the exons GTTTGACTGGAACTTCGCTCGCTATGTCCAAACGTCCGAGCAGTGCCTCGCCTGGAAAGTATTTCTCCCGGTCCGTGTCTGTGGCCACCGACGGACGAGGGAAACGCAATACACTG AGCGACAGCAGTTTCAGTGGATCTCGCTCCATAAAGAACCTGAGACGGTCTAACAGCACCACccaggtgaaccagccaaccaATGTTGCCTCGAG TCTGGACCAGAATGGAGACTACCTGACTGTGTTAGACCACAGCCCTGACGTCTCAAGACTCAGCAAAACATCGCACGACAGAACCACCTGGAACATCTTG GATGATCAGCCACAGGTGCTTCACCCACACAGCAGTTCTCACAGCAGTGTGGACTCTCCAACCAGCCAGAAGAGACGAGAGGTGGGAATCTCTCTGGCTGCTAGCTTCACTGCTAACAACAG GAGCAACAAAGGAGCAGTGGGGAACTCGGTCACCACCATCCTCCACAATAACTACTCTGAAAAGCCTCTGACACCTAAAAGTTCCAACCAGAAGCCCACTTTCAA TAATCTCCTGAAGGCATCGGCTAACGATGATGTCTCATTGGACCATGGCTCGCTCACCAAGTACCAGAAGaacttctcctcttcttccaaCAATAGGAGTTCCGTTTCGGCCCAGGCCAGCAGCCCAGTCCTCCCACAGAGACGAGAGGTCtctgaagaggaggcagagag GTATATTCAGCAAGTGAACAGGGCCGCAGTCACCATCCAGTGTTGGTACCGACATCAAACTCAGAAGCGACTGAGACGCAGCATTGCCACTACCAGACAG GACTGGGAGCAGCAGGCACAAAGCGCCGCCCCTCTTGAGCCGCTGCTGCATCAGAAAAAGAAGGATGACGACAGGAAGCAGATCCGTGAGGAGAAGGCTCGTCTGGCCCGCCTTTCGGCCATTCAG gagctgcagcagaaccGGTCTGTCCTGGACCAGTCAGCCGAGTTGGAGCTGGGAAATCAGAGTCCTCTGGCTTTCTCCAGCACTAGAAAGCCTCCCAGGGTCTCGCCCACCATTAGAAGTCCGCTGTTTTCTGCTAACAACAGTCCTGTGTCCCCAGACCACAAAGCTAAGAACACAG ATTTCCAGCTGAATGTTGTGTCTAGTGAGCTCTTGGGGTTCAGAGCCGTATCGCCTGCACTATCAAATCACCTTGGCTCTCAGGGTTCTCGG GAGCCGACTGACAATGCAGAAGATTTTAGTGGGTGCCCACATCAGGAATCAGACGGAATACTGACGCGGAAAGAAAAAACACGTCTTTCCCCACTCACTGCGTCCCAG gagctgcagcagcaaagaGTCCAACTTGGGGCGTCAGAGACGGAGGTGGAGAACCTGAGGCACAGTTCACTGGTTCACCTCAGAACGCCACGGTTCTCTCCGATCAGCCAAGGTCCTGCATCCCCGAGCAACAATAGCATGATGTCGTCGGCTGAAATGAAAGGCAAAAACAATG ACTCTCGAGCAAAAGGTGAGGTGAGTGAACTCTTGGACTTCAGAGCTGTTTCCCCTGCACTGTCCAATCACAGAGGCTCCCAGTGTTCCCAG AGATCTGCTGGTGTGGAAGAGAAGCCACAAGTTGAGTCGCCAAAAACGACTCTTCACGATCTGCTGGAGACCTTGAAACTGCTGGAGGAGGTACCCCAGCACCCGGTGGAGTCAAAGAAAAGTCCTCAAGAGGATAAGTACTCTTGGATTGACCAG GATGGAGAGTCCAACTCCCTGACCACTGATAACCTCGAACGCCATGGTCAGCTCAGTCGCGCACTGGTTCTGTCTGATGGTGGCGCTCTGCTCTCAGAGGCAaagctgcaaagcatcatgagTTTCCTGGATGAGATGGAGAAGTCGGAGCAGGAGCGACCACGCTCGGTCACCTCAGGGTCGCAACGAGAG GGGGTCATGTCTGAGGAAGACCTGGTCTGCCCAGAACTTGCTTCTGCCACTGCTGCCGAGCTCAGCAGCTCCATGACAAGAATCAAATTAGAACTGGAGGAAAAGAAACGTGCAGTTAACATGCTGCAGGGGGCACTG GCTCAACAGAGGGAGCTAACGAGTCGACATGTGAAGGAGACGGAGAAAGAACTGAACAGAAGCTTTCTCGTCCAGAAAAAACAGTACGAGTCCACCATCCAGAGACACCTGTCCTTCATCGACCAG CTGATCAGTGATAAGAAAGTGCTGAGTGAGCGCTGTGAGGCTGTGATGGCGGAGCTTAAGCAGGTGGACCAAAAGTACACCAAGAAGATCTCCCACATGCAGGAGCAGCATGACATG GTCTGGCAAATTTTGGGACCACTCTGTGAG GAGATCAAGAAGCTGAAAGACCTCATGAGTGCCAGCGAGAAGATCCGCAGAGAAAAGTGGATTGATGAGAAGACTAAAAAGATCAAGGAGATCACAGTCAAAG GTCTGGAGCCAGAGATCCAGAAGCTgatcttgaagcacaaacaggaagtgaagaacCTTCGTACTCTGcatgagtcagagctgctgcaggCCGATGAGCGAGCAGCACAGCGCTGCCTCCAGCAGTGTGAGGACCTGAGACGAGAGAtgcaggaagagaaggaagtgctgctgcagagggagagagacacgaTCAAGCAGAG ATTTGAGaagcagcttcaggaggaggagctttccttccagcagcagaggaggcgcCTCTACAAGGAAGTGTCAGAGGAGAAGGAACGACTGGCTCAGCTGGCTGGAAG GCAACGTGCTGAGCTGGAACAGCTGCGTcggcagctggaggagagcagTTCTGTCTCAGGAAGAGTTCTGAGAGAGGAGCTGGACAAGaaccgggaagagctggagaggAGACACCAG GCTGAAATGAAGACGCTGCAGGAACGTTTGGAGATACACAAGCAAACATGGGAAGAAAACTACAAGAAGAAAGAG GAAACCTGGCTTCTGAATCGCGAGCGAGAGTTACGAGAGGAGCTGCGGCGAGAGCGAGACAAAGAAATAGAGTTAGCAATCTGGACACTGGAGGAAGAGACAAGTCGAGACAAGGACGAGTGTGAGCGAGCTGCTGACAAAAG GGTGAAGCGGGTGCGAGAGAAATACGAGGCTGAACTGAAGGAGATGGAGCTGTCTGAGAAGGAGACCGTGGAGCGATTACAAGAGCTGaggaagctgcagctgcagacggAGGGAGAACTCATCCGACTTCAGAACCAGCTCAGACAGAAGGAGCAGGACCTGGATCAAGTCTCTCAG GCCCGGGACCAGCTCATGAGCGAGCGCAGCAACCTGGCCGAGGTGATCCGACAGGAGTTTGCAGACCGGTTGGTGGCGACTGAAGAAGAGAACCACAGGATGAAGCTGGAAGTTTCAGAGGTGCGAGCGAGACTAAAGATGGAGGTAGAGCGAGTCAccagggagaaggaggaggagctggcaCAAGTCCACCAAAG agtGAAGTCGGCcatcttaaaaaaagaagaggctGTCAACAATCTTCGGAAGCAGCAAGAG GCTGCTGAAAAGAGGGCCGACCACCTGGAGGCGCTGTGGGACCAGCAAAGAAGGCAGCTGCTGAAGAAGTGA